A window from Telopea speciosissima isolate NSW1024214 ecotype Mountain lineage chromosome 8, Tspe_v1, whole genome shotgun sequence encodes these proteins:
- the LOC122638373 gene encoding 28 kDa ribonucleoprotein, chloroplastic-like yields the protein MSFASAHLFKPLSMADGCLTSPSTLYATKAAYPFIALPAKPIKLLQLTCLSASSFPSWQSLKKKKSPSTGISFVSQTSGWAQQEEKNEVAEGELDWENQQSEETEGSEVEVSEVSAGDGFVAEEGEDGYPEPPEDAKLFVGNLPFDMDSEKLAQLFDQAGIVEVAEVIYNRETDRSRGFGFVTMSTVEEAEKAVEMFHRYDVSGRLLTVNKAAPRGSQPERPPRMFEPSFRIYVGNLPWQVDNARLEQVFSEHGKVVDARVVYDRETGRSRGFGFVTMASQSELDDAIAALDGQSLDGRAIRVNVAEDRPRRGSF from the exons ATGTCTTTCGCTTCTGCGCACCTGTTCAAGCCGTTGTCAATGGCAGACGGCTGCCTCACCTCTCCTTCAACCCTCTACGCTACCAAGGCCGCTTATCCATTTATCGCTCTCCCTGCAAAACCTATAAAACTCCTTCAACTCACCTGCTTGTCTGCCTCTTCGTTTCCTTCTTGGCAAtctctgaagaagaagaaatctccaTCAACTGGGATTTCTTTTGTGTCACAGACCTCAGGCTGGGCTCAACAAGAGGAAAAAAACGAAGTTGCGGAAGGGGAGTTAGACTGGGAGAATCAGCAGAGCGAGGAGACAGAAGGGAGCGAGGTTGAAGTTAGTGAAGTAAGCGCTGGAGATGGATTTGTTGCAGAGGAGGGAGAAGATGGTTACCCAGAGCCACCTGAGGATGCCAAGCTGTTTGTTGGCAATTTGCCGTTTGATATGGACAGCGAGAAGTTGGCTCAACTCTTCGATCAGGCTGGAATTGTCGAGGTTGCCGAG gtaATTTACAACCGGGAAACAGATCGAAGTCGGGGCTTTGGTTTCGTGACGATGAGTACCGTGGAAGAAGCGGAAAAAGCTGTTGAAATGTTCCACCGTTAC GATGTAAGTGGCAGGCTTTTGACTGTGAACAAGGCTGCTCCGAGAGGATCCCAGCCAGAACGACCCCCTCGAATGTTTGAACCTTCTTTCAGGATCTATGTAGGAAACCTGCCATGGCAAGTGGATAATGCTCGTCTGGAGCAGGTTTTCAGCGAACATGGCAAGGTTGTGGATGCCAGGGTTGTATATGACCGGGAAACTGGACGGTCACGTGGGTTTGGCTTCGTAACAATGGCCTCACAGTCTGAGTTGGATGATGCCATTGCTGCTCTTGATGGACAG